In Acidimicrobiales bacterium, a single genomic region encodes these proteins:
- a CDS encoding GNAT family N-acetyltransferase, giving the protein MDFDLRPVAREEVPGFLRCSEGAFGVQADDEAVEVEAAAVEDDRSLAVFDGDDMVATAGAFSFELTLPGLTSARAAGVSYVGVQPTHRRLGLLRAMMRRQLDDVRDRGEALAVLTASEGGIYGRFGYGPATFVASYEIDRPAGLARGPQGTIHLVSGEVAAGAYPAVYDDARRRQPGEVGRSQPWWDSFFFDYEGRRSGAGPLFHAVRAGPGGELDGYVSYRFDRRAEGGDLDRATVRVEELCATSGTAYVDLWAFVCDIDLTRGAQLSGRPLDEPVRWLLRNPRSLRLTAMQDHLWVRLVDLAASLEARRYLVDGSLVLEVDDPFCPWNEGTWRLEAGPSGAEARSVSGQDADLSLGARELGSTLLGGLAFSELVRSGRVVERVAGAAARADAMFGCDPPPFCATEF; this is encoded by the coding sequence GTGGACTTCGACCTGCGTCCCGTGGCCCGGGAGGAGGTCCCCGGGTTCCTGCGGTGCTCGGAGGGGGCCTTCGGTGTCCAGGCGGACGACGAGGCAGTCGAGGTGGAGGCGGCTGCGGTCGAGGACGACCGCAGCCTGGCCGTGTTCGACGGCGACGACATGGTGGCCACTGCCGGCGCCTTCAGCTTCGAGCTGACGTTGCCGGGGCTCACCAGTGCTCGCGCAGCCGGTGTGTCGTACGTCGGCGTCCAACCGACGCATCGCCGGCTCGGGCTCCTGCGGGCGATGATGCGCCGTCAGCTCGACGACGTGCGCGATCGGGGCGAGGCCCTGGCCGTGCTCACCGCCAGCGAGGGCGGCATCTACGGTCGCTTCGGGTACGGACCGGCGACGTTCGTGGCCTCCTACGAGATCGACCGGCCGGCCGGGCTGGCCCGAGGGCCCCAAGGCACCATCCACCTGGTCTCGGGCGAGGTGGCGGCCGGCGCCTATCCGGCCGTGTACGACGACGCCCGCCGCCGACAGCCGGGCGAGGTCGGCCGGTCGCAGCCGTGGTGGGACAGCTTCTTCTTCGACTACGAGGGCCGTCGTAGCGGTGCCGGACCGCTCTTCCACGCCGTTCGTGCCGGTCCGGGAGGCGAGCTCGACGGCTACGTGTCCTACCGGTTCGACCGGAGGGCCGAGGGCGGGGATCTCGATCGGGCCACGGTGCGGGTGGAGGAGCTGTGCGCCACGAGCGGGACGGCCTACGTCGACCTGTGGGCGTTCGTGTGCGACATCGACCTCACCCGTGGCGCCCAGCTCAGCGGCCGCCCCCTCGACGAGCCCGTGCGCTGGTTGCTGCGGAACCCTCGCAGCCTCCGCCTCACCGCGATGCAGGACCACTTGTGGGTGCGCCTGGTCGACCTGGCCGCGTCGCTCGAGGCCCGGCGCTACCTGGTGGACGGCTCGCTCGTCCTCGAGGTCGACGATCCCTTCTGCCCTTGGAACGAGGGGACGTGGCGGCTGGAAGCGGGTCCGTCGGGAGCCGAGGCCCGGTCCGTCAGCGGGCAGGATGCCGACCTCTCGCTCGGCGCCCGCGAGCTGGGCTCCACCCTGCTCGGCGGGCTGGCGTTCTCCGAGCTGGTCCGGTCGGGCCGGGTGGTGGAGCGGGTGGCGGGGGCTGCAGCGAGGGCGGACGCCATGTTCGGTTGCGACCCGCCGCCATTCTGCGCGACCGAGTTCTGA
- the rimP gene encoding ribosome maturation factor RimP, with translation MIESVLSTSGLELVDVQVGGGLVRVTVDRPGGVDLDGLSEINRAISAALDREDAIPGGRYTLEVTSPGVERPLRTPEQFQRFIGSQVSVKTRPGIDGERRLAGRLAHADGSGVVITGAGLPEDGRRLAYTDIERARTTFEWGPTDPGNGGRRGARRAPHRPSPPSTKKVRTS, from the coding sequence TTGATCGAATCGGTACTGTCCACCTCGGGCCTCGAGCTCGTGGACGTCCAGGTCGGTGGCGGGCTCGTCCGCGTGACGGTCGACCGACCCGGCGGCGTCGATCTTGACGGCCTGAGCGAGATCAACCGGGCCATCTCGGCCGCGCTCGACCGCGAGGATGCCATTCCCGGCGGGCGCTACACCCTCGAGGTCACGAGCCCTGGGGTCGAGCGGCCGCTGCGGACGCCCGAGCAGTTCCAGCGCTTCATCGGGTCCCAGGTGAGCGTGAAGACGCGACCGGGGATCGACGGAGAGCGACGACTCGCCGGCCGTCTGGCCCACGCCGACGGCTCTGGCGTGGTGATCACGGGCGCCGGCCTTCCCGAGGACGGACGGCGGCTGGCCTACACCGATATCGAACGGGCCCGGACCACTTTCGAATGGGGACCGACCGATCCGGGCAATGGCGGCCGGCGCGGTGCCCGTCGGGCTCCCCATCGCCCCTCGCCACCCTCGACCAAGAAGGTCAGGACGTCATGA
- the infB gene encoding translation initiation factor IF-2 — MEELEPTQLTTYTPSNAPVPEDEVVVERGSTAQDIGPKLNRSAGDVVRFLLLQGEMVTATQSLSDDMIDLFAAEIGASVRLVDAGEEQEAALQAKYFEADEEEDPELQRTRPPVITVMGHVDHGKTKLLDRIRETNVVAAEAGGITQHIGAYQANKDGRLITFIDTPGHEAFTAMRARGAEVTDIVVLVVAADDGVMPQTIEALSHARAAEVPIMVAINKIDREDADPNRVMQQLSDQGLVPERWGGDTIMVELSALQNVGIDELLEQLLVLAEVQELTANPEGRARGVVLEANLDVGRGPVATVIVQKGTLRVGDPMVAGAAWGRVKALVDDRGDNIKEATPSTPVEVLGFSEVPSAGDDLRVTSDQGTARTIGEAREQRIRFAGYTPTPSASPGAKLEDVFEQIQRGETATLNLILKADVQGSLEALTESLRKLERDEVKLSFVHRAVGGITENDVQLAAASTATIIGFNVRPDRRAREMAETQNVEIRTYEIIYKVLEEIEAAIVGMLAPEFQEIVTGDAEVRAVFRVPRVGAVAGCYVRNGVITRGSKVRFLREGVVIWKGAISSLRRFKDDVREVQSGFECGIGLSDFQDLKEGDIIETFEEREIPRT, encoded by the coding sequence ATGGAGGAGCTGGAGCCGACCCAGCTGACGACCTACACGCCATCCAACGCCCCGGTGCCCGAGGACGAGGTGGTCGTCGAGCGGGGCTCCACCGCCCAGGACATCGGGCCCAAGCTCAACCGCTCGGCCGGCGACGTCGTGCGCTTCCTGCTGCTGCAGGGCGAGATGGTGACGGCGACCCAGTCGCTGAGCGACGACATGATCGATCTGTTCGCGGCCGAGATCGGGGCCAGCGTGCGCCTCGTCGACGCCGGCGAGGAGCAGGAGGCAGCCCTCCAGGCCAAGTACTTCGAGGCCGACGAAGAAGAGGACCCCGAGCTCCAGCGGACGCGGCCGCCGGTGATCACGGTGATGGGCCACGTCGACCATGGCAAGACCAAGCTCCTCGACCGCATCCGCGAGACCAACGTGGTGGCGGCAGAGGCCGGCGGCATCACCCAGCACATCGGCGCCTACCAGGCGAACAAGGACGGGCGCCTCATCACCTTCATCGACACGCCCGGCCACGAAGCCTTCACGGCCATGCGAGCGCGTGGGGCCGAGGTCACCGACATCGTGGTCCTGGTCGTGGCGGCCGACGACGGCGTGATGCCCCAGACGATCGAGGCGCTCAGCCACGCTCGGGCCGCCGAGGTGCCCATCATGGTCGCCATCAACAAGATCGACCGCGAGGATGCCGATCCCAATCGGGTGATGCAGCAGCTGTCGGACCAGGGCCTGGTGCCCGAGCGCTGGGGTGGCGACACGATCATGGTCGAGCTGTCCGCCCTGCAGAACGTGGGCATCGACGAGCTGCTCGAGCAGCTGCTGGTGCTGGCCGAGGTCCAGGAGCTGACGGCCAACCCGGAGGGGCGGGCACGCGGGGTGGTCCTGGAGGCCAATCTCGACGTCGGCCGAGGACCGGTGGCCACCGTCATCGTCCAGAAGGGCACCCTGCGGGTCGGCGATCCCATGGTCGCGGGCGCGGCCTGGGGACGGGTGAAGGCGCTCGTGGACGACCGCGGGGACAACATCAAGGAGGCGACGCCCTCGACGCCGGTCGAGGTCCTGGGCTTCTCCGAGGTGCCCAGCGCTGGTGACGACCTGCGGGTGACGTCCGACCAGGGCACTGCTCGCACCATCGGCGAGGCCCGCGAGCAGCGCATCCGGTTCGCCGGGTACACACCTACGCCGTCGGCTTCGCCGGGAGCCAAGCTCGAGGACGTCTTCGAGCAGATCCAGCGGGGCGAGACGGCCACCCTCAACCTGATCCTCAAGGCCGACGTCCAAGGTTCGTTGGAGGCACTCACGGAGAGCCTGCGGAAGCTGGAGCGCGACGAGGTCAAGCTGAGCTTCGTGCACCGCGCCGTCGGCGGCATCACCGAGAACGACGTCCAGCTGGCGGCGGCGTCGACCGCCACCATCATCGGGTTCAACGTGCGGCCGGACCGTCGGGCCCGGGAGATGGCCGAGACCCAGAACGTCGAGATCCGCACCTACGAGATCATCTACAAGGTGCTGGAGGAGATCGAGGCCGCCATCGTCGGGATGCTCGCCCCCGAGTTCCAGGAGATCGTCACCGGAGACGCCGAGGTACGGGCGGTCTTCCGGGTGCCGCGTGTGGGGGCTGTGGCCGGCTGCTACGTCCGCAACGGCGTCATCACGCGCGGTTCCAAGGTCCGCTTCCTGCGCGAGGGCGTCGTCATCTGGAAGGGCGCGATCTCTTCCCTGCGTCGTTTCAAGGACGATGTACGAGAGGTCCAATCGGGCTTCGAGTGCGGCATCGGTCTGTCCGACTTCCAGGACCTGAAGGAGGGCGACATCATCGAGACGTTCGAAGAGCGGGAGATTCCACGCACGTAG
- the proS gene encoding proline--tRNA ligase has protein sequence MPRAPVLTPRADDFPRWYQDVVAKAELADNGPVRGTMVIRPYGYAIWERMQAELDARIKAAGARNVYFPLLIPESLVHQEAEHVEGFSPELAVVTHGGGRKLEEPAVIRPSSETIIAGYLAKWLQSYRDLPLLVNQWANVVRWELRPRLFLRTTEFLWQEGHTVHETEDDARHYALRILNDVYRDVMVRVLAVPILTGRKTERERFAGAITTWTCEAMMADGKALQMGTSHELGQNFSRAFGIEFQSRTGESTYGWQTSWGVSTRMVGGLVMAHGDDNGLRLPPRLAPIQVVVVLVRDEDGTGPAAEALAADLAAAGHRVELDAATDTSYGRRVTDWELKGVPVRIEVGPRELAAGKVSLIRRDNGDRTAVALGQTVASVGEALGAAQGALLAEAEARRDERTAEVSTVAEAREAAQDGFARVPWRNVGVDGEAELAAAGVSVRCLLDDDVAIVGRAY, from the coding sequence GTGCCCCGTGCCCCCGTTCTCACCCCTCGAGCGGACGACTTTCCCCGCTGGTACCAGGACGTCGTCGCCAAGGCCGAGCTCGCCGACAACGGCCCCGTGCGGGGCACCATGGTCATCCGGCCCTACGGCTACGCCATCTGGGAGCGCATGCAGGCGGAGCTCGATGCCCGGATCAAGGCGGCGGGTGCCCGCAACGTCTATTTCCCCCTGCTCATCCCCGAGTCCCTGGTGCACCAGGAAGCCGAGCATGTCGAGGGGTTCAGCCCCGAGCTGGCCGTGGTCACCCACGGGGGCGGCAGGAAGCTGGAGGAGCCGGCGGTCATCCGCCCCTCCAGCGAGACGATCATCGCCGGCTACCTCGCCAAATGGCTCCAGAGCTATCGGGATCTCCCGCTGCTCGTGAACCAGTGGGCCAACGTGGTGCGCTGGGAGCTGCGGCCCAGGCTGTTCCTGCGGACCACGGAGTTCCTGTGGCAGGAGGGCCACACGGTGCACGAGACCGAGGACGACGCCCGCCACTACGCCCTGAGGATCCTGAACGACGTCTATCGCGATGTCATGGTCCGGGTCCTGGCCGTGCCCATCCTGACCGGTCGCAAGACCGAACGGGAGCGCTTCGCAGGGGCCATCACGACCTGGACCTGCGAGGCGATGATGGCCGACGGCAAGGCGCTGCAGATGGGCACCAGCCACGAGCTCGGACAGAACTTCTCACGAGCGTTCGGTATCGAGTTCCAGTCAAGGACCGGAGAGTCGACCTACGGCTGGCAGACGTCCTGGGGCGTCTCGACGCGCATGGTGGGGGGGCTCGTCATGGCCCACGGTGACGACAACGGCCTGCGCCTGCCGCCCCGCCTGGCCCCGATCCAGGTGGTCGTCGTCCTGGTCCGGGACGAGGACGGGACGGGACCAGCGGCCGAGGCGCTCGCCGCCGACCTGGCCGCGGCCGGACATCGGGTCGAGCTCGACGCCGCGACAGACACCTCCTACGGGCGCCGCGTCACGGACTGGGAGCTGAAGGGCGTCCCCGTGCGCATCGAGGTCGGACCGCGGGAGCTGGCGGCGGGGAAGGTGTCCCTCATCCGCCGGGACAACGGCGATCGCACCGCGGTGGCGCTCGGCCAGACGGTGGCGTCAGTGGGCGAGGCCCTGGGCGCCGCCCAGGGCGCCCTGCTGGCCGAGGCCGAGGCCCGGCGCGACGAGCGGACCGCCGAGGTCTCGACCGTCGCCGAGGCCAGGGAGGCGGCCCAGGACGGCTTCGCCCGGGTGCCCTGGCGCAACGTGGGGGTCGACGGAGAGGCTGAGCTGGCCGCCGCCGGCGTCTCCGTCCGCTGCCTGCTGGACGACGACGTGGCCATCGTCGGCCGGGCCTACTGA
- the nusA gene encoding transcription termination factor NusA: protein MSKSNNNFEFLEALQQIARDKGIGVDTLLDALANALVSAYKRMPGAAEEAVVTVDPQSGEIRVYGQDLDEDGNVVREWDDTPDDFGRIAAQTAKQVILQRIREAERDLKYEEYAGREGDIVTGIIQQSDNRYTLLDLGKVEALLPQAEQVPYERYDHGARLKAYIVEVRKTTKGPQIVVSRTHPGLIKRLFELEVPEISSGVVEIKAAAREPGHRTKIAVWSNDANVDPVGACVGARGARVRMVTNELRGEKVDIVPFSEDPAEFVLRALQPAKVKEVRLDDGAGTATVIVHDFQLSLAIGKEGQNARLAARLTGWRVDIKSETQLAEEEAGYGGEEWAEGEWVQNESGDLVWQPAEGGEAVSAEAWSLGEPSAATEEKVDAAGDGAGADGPAEGPGAADSTGSAESAVPGESVPADPAPTEGVPAGEEVKGGEVAAHKAADEEEAPA, encoded by the coding sequence ATGAGCAAGAGCAACAACAACTTCGAGTTCCTGGAGGCACTCCAGCAGATCGCCCGGGACAAGGGCATCGGCGTCGACACGCTGCTCGACGCCCTGGCCAACGCGCTCGTCTCGGCCTACAAGCGCATGCCGGGCGCGGCCGAGGAGGCCGTGGTGACCGTGGACCCGCAGTCGGGCGAGATCCGGGTCTACGGACAGGACCTCGACGAGGACGGGAACGTAGTTCGCGAGTGGGACGACACCCCTGACGACTTCGGCCGCATCGCCGCCCAGACGGCCAAGCAGGTGATCCTGCAACGGATCCGCGAGGCGGAGCGCGACCTCAAGTACGAGGAGTACGCAGGTCGCGAGGGCGACATCGTCACCGGCATCATCCAGCAGAGCGACAACCGCTACACGCTCCTCGACCTCGGGAAGGTCGAGGCGCTGCTGCCCCAGGCCGAGCAGGTGCCATACGAGCGTTACGACCACGGCGCCCGGCTCAAGGCCTACATCGTCGAGGTCCGCAAGACCACCAAGGGTCCGCAGATCGTGGTCAGCCGGACTCACCCCGGCCTGATCAAGCGTCTCTTCGAGCTCGAGGTCCCCGAGATCAGCAGCGGGGTCGTCGAGATCAAGGCCGCGGCCCGTGAGCCGGGACACCGCACCAAGATCGCCGTGTGGTCGAACGACGCCAACGTCGACCCGGTCGGGGCGTGCGTCGGGGCCCGCGGGGCCCGTGTGCGGATGGTCACCAACGAGCTGCGGGGCGAGAAGGTCGACATCGTGCCCTTCTCCGAGGATCCGGCGGAGTTCGTGCTCCGGGCGCTCCAGCCGGCAAAGGTGAAGGAGGTTCGCCTCGACGACGGGGCGGGCACGGCCACGGTGATCGTCCACGACTTCCAGCTCTCGCTAGCCATCGGCAAGGAGGGCCAGAACGCCCGCCTCGCCGCCCGCCTGACCGGTTGGCGGGTCGACATCAAGAGCGAGACCCAGCTGGCGGAGGAGGAGGCCGGCTACGGCGGCGAGGAGTGGGCCGAGGGCGAGTGGGTGCAGAACGAGTCGGGGGACCTCGTCTGGCAGCCCGCCGAGGGCGGCGAAGCGGTCTCGGCCGAGGCGTGGTCCCTCGGGGAGCCGAGTGCCGCCACCGAGGAGAAGGTGGATGCCGCGGGGGACGGGGCCGGTGCCGACGGGCCTGCCGAGGGTCCTGGCGCCGCCGACTCCACCGGGTCGGCCGAGTCGGCTGTCCCGGGCGAGTCGGTCCCAGCCGATCCTGCCCCGACTGAGGGGGTACCAGCAGGAGAGGAGGTCAAGGGGGGCGAGGTGGCCGCCCACAAGGCGGCCGACGAAGAGGAGGCGCCCGCATAA
- a CDS encoding M50 family metallopeptidase, whose protein sequence is MPLNDPAEQRRAAVRLLLVVGAGVAAAVLTGTTGTLVVVLAIVIMIMLHELGHFATAKWGHMKVTEYFLGFGPRLWSIHRGETEYGVKAIPAGGYVKILGMSNLEEVDPADEPRTYREQPFGRRLSVAVAGSAVHFILAFLILWVLFSFVGVPSGNQVAVGGFSTIEGTASPAKQAGLQPGDVFVSVDGRALSSSDQLVSYIQSHAGQPVTVVVKRRGDTQTIRVTPLDERTVKVQGQPAPPPSSTPYGIIGVQLTSPVETTNPIAAVGRSTVDLGRFSWDTLAALGSVFSPHGISNYTHEVTSPTGNTGNQSQATTSNSNSPRFESPIGIVRLASEASHAGLREVLLLLFSINVFVGLFNLFPMLPLDGGHVAIAVYEKARSRRGRRYHVDVAKLLPATYLVFLVLVVLGVTAIYMDVTHPLANPFQ, encoded by the coding sequence GTGCCGTTGAACGACCCGGCCGAGCAGCGACGGGCGGCAGTGCGGCTGCTGCTCGTGGTGGGGGCGGGCGTGGCGGCGGCGGTCCTGACGGGCACGACGGGCACCCTCGTCGTGGTGCTGGCCATCGTGATCATGATCATGCTCCATGAGCTGGGCCATTTCGCCACCGCCAAGTGGGGCCACATGAAGGTGACCGAGTACTTCCTCGGGTTCGGCCCCCGCCTGTGGTCGATCCACCGGGGCGAGACGGAGTACGGGGTCAAGGCCATCCCCGCTGGTGGCTACGTGAAGATCCTCGGGATGAGCAACCTCGAGGAGGTCGACCCCGCCGACGAGCCCCGCACCTACCGCGAGCAACCCTTCGGGCGCCGGCTGTCGGTGGCCGTGGCGGGCTCGGCCGTCCACTTCATCCTGGCCTTTCTCATCCTGTGGGTGCTCTTCTCGTTCGTGGGCGTGCCCAGCGGCAACCAGGTCGCGGTCGGCGGCTTCTCGACGATCGAGGGAACTGCCAGCCCCGCCAAGCAGGCGGGCCTCCAGCCCGGCGACGTGTTCGTCTCCGTCGACGGCCGGGCTCTCTCCTCCTCCGACCAGCTGGTGTCCTACATCCAGTCTCACGCCGGCCAGCCCGTGACCGTGGTGGTCAAGCGCCGTGGTGACACGCAGACGATCAGGGTGACGCCGCTCGACGAGCGGACGGTCAAGGTGCAGGGCCAGCCGGCGCCGCCACCGTCCTCAACCCCGTATGGGATCATCGGCGTCCAGCTGACGTCGCCGGTCGAGACGACCAACCCGATCGCCGCCGTGGGCCGGTCGACCGTCGACCTCGGCCGCTTCTCCTGGGACACGCTCGCTGCCCTCGGGAGCGTGTTCTCCCCCCACGGCATCAGCAACTACACCCACGAGGTGACCAGTCCGACGGGGAACACGGGGAATCAGAGCCAAGCGACGACGTCCAACAGCAACAGCCCCCGGTTCGAGTCCCCGATCGGGATCGTGCGGCTGGCGTCGGAGGCGTCACACGCCGGCCTGCGTGAAGTCCTCCTCCTGCTGTTCAGCATCAACGTGTTCGTGGGCCTGTTCAACCTGTTCCCTATGCTGCCCCTCGATGGCGGTCACGTCGCCATCGCCGTGTACGAGAAGGCCCGCTCGCGGCGCGGCCGCCGCTACCACGTGGACGTGGCCAAGCTGCTGCCCGCCACCTACCTGGTGTTCCTCGTCCTGGTCGTGCTCGGGGTGACCGCCATCTACATGGACGTCACCCATCCGCTTGCCAACCCCTTCCAGTGA
- the ispG gene encoding flavodoxin-dependent (E)-4-hydroxy-3-methylbut-2-enyl-diphosphate synthase, with product MTRPPVIAAARRPTRRITVGDVAVGGGAPVSVQSMTITKTADVEGTLSQIYALAGAGADIVRCTCNEAEAAEGLARIVPRSPVPIVADVHFHYEMAMAALEAGVQCLRLNPGNLRKPEEIKLVANEAKDRGVPIRIGVNAGSLHPQLYKKHGGATPEALVESALMELAYFDEVDFHDVKISVKASNVPLMIEAYRQLADTVDHPLHLGVTEAGPPPAGLLKATAGIATLLAEGIGDTIRYSLTADPVEEARAGRQLLEALGLRERKGLDLIACPSCGRAEIDVIGVAKTAQEALMGRNLPIQVAVMGCVVNGPGEAREADLGIAAGRRRGHLFIKGKIIRVVPEDEMVEALVAEAEQLVAQGIEARLAAADAGAEAAAEADRRALVDDRGDDVNQSETKVDLIRKQLSHDEDAH from the coding sequence ATGACCCGTCCCCCTGTCATCGCCGCCGCCCGCCGGCCCACCCGCAGGATCACCGTGGGTGACGTGGCCGTCGGAGGCGGCGCCCCCGTCAGCGTGCAGTCGATGACGATCACCAAGACCGCCGACGTGGAGGGCACGCTCTCGCAGATCTACGCCCTGGCCGGGGCCGGAGCCGACATCGTGCGCTGCACGTGCAACGAGGCCGAGGCGGCCGAGGGGTTGGCCCGCATCGTCCCCCGCTCGCCGGTGCCGATCGTGGCCGACGTCCACTTCCACTACGAGATGGCCATGGCGGCGCTCGAGGCGGGCGTCCAGTGCCTCCGGCTCAACCCCGGCAACCTCCGCAAGCCGGAGGAGATCAAGCTCGTGGCCAACGAGGCCAAGGACCGGGGCGTGCCGATCCGCATCGGCGTGAACGCGGGGTCGCTGCACCCCCAGCTCTACAAGAAGCACGGCGGGGCCACGCCCGAGGCGTTGGTCGAGTCCGCCCTGATGGAGCTGGCGTACTTCGACGAGGTCGACTTCCACGACGTCAAGATCTCGGTCAAGGCGTCGAACGTCCCGCTCATGATCGAGGCCTACCGTCAGCTAGCCGACACGGTCGACCATCCGCTGCACCTCGGCGTCACGGAGGCCGGACCCCCGCCGGCTGGCCTGCTGAAGGCCACCGCCGGCATCGCCACGCTCCTCGCCGAGGGGATCGGCGACACCATCAGGTACTCGCTCACTGCCGATCCGGTCGAGGAGGCTCGGGCCGGTCGTCAGCTGCTGGAGGCGCTCGGGCTCAGGGAGCGCAAGGGCCTGGACCTGATCGCCTGTCCGTCATGCGGGCGGGCCGAGATCGATGTGATCGGCGTGGCCAAGACCGCCCAGGAGGCACTGATGGGCCGCAACCTGCCCATCCAGGTGGCCGTCATGGGCTGCGTGGTCAACGGACCGGGCGAAGCCAGAGAGGCCGACCTCGGCATCGCCGCCGGCCGCCGCCGGGGACACCTGTTCATCAAGGGCAAGATCATCCGCGTGGTGCCCGAGGACGAGATGGTCGAGGCGCTCGTCGCCGAGGCCGAGCAGCTCGTGGCCCAGGGGATCGAAGCGCGGCTGGCGGCGGCCGACGCCGGAGCCGAGGCGGCGGCCGAGGCCGACCGCCGGGCTCTCGTGGACGACCGGGGCGACGACGTCAACCAGAGCGAGACGAAGGTGGACCTCATCCGTAAACAGCTCTCACACGACGAGGACGCGCACTAG
- a CDS encoding ribosome-binding factor A — protein sequence MTVVDRRRSKRNRPRFPRTARVNEVLREVVASEIERLSDHDERLLLVTVTAVESEPDLRHATVFLSSLGEPAREGLEQQRVRLQAAIGRQVRLKRTPQLTFSPDPGVVDGERVEEILRRLYGPGAGADAGD from the coding sequence GTGACGGTGGTCGATCGTCGGCGCAGCAAGCGGAACCGTCCACGATTTCCCCGGACGGCGAGGGTCAACGAGGTCCTGCGCGAGGTGGTGGCTAGCGAGATCGAGCGGCTCTCCGACCACGACGAGCGGTTGTTGCTCGTCACGGTCACCGCAGTGGAGAGCGAGCCCGACCTCCGTCATGCCACGGTCTTCCTGAGCTCGCTCGGCGAGCCGGCCCGCGAGGGTCTGGAGCAGCAGCGGGTCCGGCTCCAGGCTGCTATCGGCCGCCAGGTCCGCCTCAAGCGCACGCCCCAGCTGACCTTCAGCCCCGACCCCGGGGTGGTCGACGGAGAGCGGGTGGAGGAGATCCTCCGCCGCCTCTACGGGCCGGGCGCGGGAGCCGATGCGGGAGACTGA
- a CDS encoding DUF503 domain-containing protein: MLEVDLHLPYSRSLKTKRAVVKPILEGARHRYSVAAAEVAHHDRWQRAGLGLAAVAASVGHVEEVLDQVERFIWSNPDVEVLGAERHWLDRA; the protein is encoded by the coding sequence GTGCTGGAGGTCGACCTCCACCTGCCCTACAGCCGCTCGCTCAAGACCAAGCGGGCCGTCGTCAAGCCGATCCTCGAAGGTGCCCGCCACCGGTACTCGGTTGCCGCGGCCGAGGTGGCACACCACGACCGCTGGCAGCGGGCCGGGTTAGGCCTGGCGGCGGTGGCAGCGAGTGTCGGCCACGTGGAGGAGGTGCTGGACCAGGTGGAGCGCTTCATCTGGTCAAACCCCGACGTCGAGGTGCTGGGTGCCGAGCGCCACTGGTTGGACCGGGCATGA
- the dxr gene encoding 1-deoxy-D-xylulose-5-phosphate reductoisomerase: MTTVSLVGSTGSIGTQAIDVVHADPGAFEIIALGANRSVDQLAAQARQLRPRQVAVADASLEPRLRELVPSGIEVLAGPESLPAIAAAAEVVVNGVVGFAGLPVTLAALEAGRRLALANKESLIAAAPVVERARVTPGAEILPVDSEHCALHQCLRAGSGAVSELARIVLTASGGPFRGRKRADLSAVTLEEALAHPTWSMGPKITVDSSTLMNKGLEVIEAHALFGVEYERIEVIVHPQSVVHSMVEFCDGATVAQLSRPDMRLPIGYALHYPARLRQPFGVLDWTRLDKLDFEPPDLEAFACLGLAYEAGRLGGAAPAWLNASNEVAVSAFLEGSLPWLGIAEVVQDALHAYSPVELHNVDDVLEVDRMARRAAGLAVQRRCQAA; this comes from the coding sequence ATGACCACCGTCAGCCTCGTCGGCTCAACGGGTTCTATCGGCACCCAGGCGATCGACGTCGTCCACGCCGATCCGGGTGCCTTTGAGATCATCGCCCTGGGTGCCAACCGATCCGTCGACCAGCTCGCGGCCCAGGCCCGCCAGCTCCGGCCCCGGCAGGTCGCCGTCGCTGACGCGAGCCTGGAGCCCCGTCTGCGCGAGCTGGTTCCCTCGGGCATCGAGGTCCTGGCCGGACCGGAGTCGCTGCCTGCCATCGCCGCCGCCGCCGAGGTGGTGGTCAACGGGGTCGTGGGGTTCGCCGGGCTGCCGGTGACGCTCGCCGCCCTCGAGGCCGGTCGCCGCCTCGCCCTGGCCAACAAGGAGTCGCTCATCGCCGCCGCGCCCGTCGTCGAGCGGGCGCGGGTGACACCCGGGGCGGAGATCCTGCCCGTCGACTCCGAGCACTGCGCCCTCCATCAGTGCCTGCGGGCCGGCTCGGGCGCGGTCAGCGAGCTCGCCCGCATCGTGCTGACCGCCAGTGGGGGACCGTTCCGCGGTCGCAAACGGGCCGATCTGTCGGCCGTGACGCTCGAAGAGGCGCTGGCCCACCCGACGTGGAGCATGGGACCGAAGATCACCGTCGACTCGTCGACCCTCATGAACAAGGGCCTCGAGGTGATCGAGGCCCATGCGCTCTTTGGCGTCGAGTACGAACGCATCGAGGTGATCGTGCACCCGCAGTCGGTGGTGCACTCGATGGTGGAGTTCTGCGACGGGGCCACTGTCGCCCAGCTCTCACGGCCGGACATGCGCCTGCCGATCGGTTACGCCCTCCACTATCCGGCGCGACTCCGGCAGCCCTTCGGCGTGCTCGACTGGACCCGCCTCGACAAGCTCGACTTCGAGCCGCCTGATCTGGAGGCTTTCGCCTGCCTCGGGCTCGCCTACGAGGCCGGCCGGCTGGGAGGGGCGGCGCCGGCCTGGCTGAACGCCTCCAACGAGGTGGCGGTCTCGGCGTTCCTCGAGGGCAGCCTGCCCTGGCTCGGTATCGCCGAGGTGGTGCAGGACGCGCTGCATGCCTATTCGCCTGTGGAGCTGCATAACGTGGACGACGTGCTCGAGGTTGATCGAATGGCGCGCCGGGCCGCGGGTCTCGCCGTGCAGCGCAGGTGTCAGGCGGCGTGA